The region ATTTTTTTTCCGTTAATGGAAAGAACATTGTCTCCGGTTTGAATTCCAGCCTGAAGAGCAGGGCCGTCAGGCTGCAGATTGCCAACTTCAGGAGTCATTCCCATCTGACCATGGGTTAGGATAATTCCCCAGAAAATTATCCATGCAAGAATAAAGTTGAAAACAGGTCCTGCTGCGACAACAAGCATTCTGTGCCATGGTGGGCGGTTCATGAATAATTGTTTGGAATTGAACTCCGAGTCCTTATCCATTCCACGTTCCTCTCCGGCAAGGCTTACGTAGCCTCCGAGAGGTATGAGCGATAATTTATACTCTGTGTTGCCGAGTGAAAATCCGGCAAGTTTCGGGCCGAAGCCTAATGAAAATGTTTTAACTCCGATTCCGAGCAAACGGGCAACGGCAAAATGGCCTAATTCATGAAAAAAGATTAAACCGCCGAGAACCAGTACGAAATAAAATATCCATGTCATATTTTGCCTTATGCGATAGAGTTCATAACATCGCGTCTGGTTTTGACATCAAGCTCCAGAACGGCTCTCGCTTCACTTACGTCGCAGGAAGTATGCTGTTCCAGTGCTGAGTCTATTATTGAAGGGATGTCAGTGAACCCGATTTTTTCATGTAGAAATAGGTCTACAGCCACTTCATTGGCCGCATTTAATACTATAGGGTGACTTTGTCCTGCGGAGAAAGCTTCAAACGCTAATTTCAAACAGGGGAAAACCTCAAGGTCAGGTTTTTCAAAAGTTAGAGTTCCTATTTCTGCAAGGTTCAAAGGTTTTAAATCAAGAGGAACTACCTTCGGGAAACAGATGCTGTATGCAATTGGAATTTGCATGTTAGGAAGGCCTAGGTGTCCAAGCTGTGAACCGTCAACATATTCAACAAGTGAATGAATAATACTTTGCGGATGGACAACTACATCAATTTGTTCAGGTGGAAGACCGTATAAATGGCAAGCTTCGATAACCTCAAGTCCCTTATTCATAAGGGTTGCGGAGTCTATGCTGATTTTTGCCCCCATATCCCAGTTGGGATGGTTGAGGGCCTGTGCGCGGGTAACATTTTCAAGAAATTCTTTGCTTTTACCACGGAATGGACCGCCGGAAGCTGTCAGGATAAGTCTGCTTACGTCTGATCCGTTATGTCCTGCAAGGCCTTGAAACAGGGCATTGTGTTCAGAATCGACAGGTAAAATAGTTGCGCCTGTTGCATGGCAGGTGGCTCTGATAATGTGTCCACCAAGAACTAGTGATTCTTTGTTAGCCAAAGCAATCATTTTTCCTTTCTTTGCTGCGGCAAGAGTCGGTTCGAATCCGGCTGCTCCTACAATAGAAGAAAGAACAACATCTACTTCTTCAAGTGAAGCTAATGTTACATATGCTTCGGGACCTGTAAGAATTTCAGGTTTATAATCAGCTGGGAGCAACGTAGTTAACTCTTCAGCAATTTTATCTGAAAGAACTGCAAGGTAAGCAGGGCGGTGCTTAATTGCCTGTTGTGCTAGAAGTTTAGCATTTCTGCCGCCTGCAAGAGCTGTTATTTTAAAAAGATCAGGATGCTGTTCAATTACGTTTAGTGTGTTAGTTCCGATTGAACCGGTGCAGCCCAAAATAGAAATTGTTCTAGGGAAATTCGGTAGTTTTGCAGTAGCAGGCCAAGGGGATATGTATGTTTTCAAAATTAAAATTCCGTCGTGTTTTGTGAGCTGAAAATTTTTAAGCTCTGTTTAGAAAAAGGCGTGTATCTGTCTTGCCAGAATATACACTGGAAGCGCAAGGACAAGACTGTCTATTCTGTCTAAGACTCCGCCATGTCCCGGTAAAATCTTTCCTGAATCTTTAACGTCTAATTTACGTTTTAGTGCTGATTCAAAAAAGTCCCCCATCTGAGAGGCGAGATTTAAAGAAGCGGCAAGTATTGCCCAGTAAAGTACAGGTGCATTGCCTAACGCTCTTCCATAAACTGTGCAACAAACAATGCATACAATAAAGCCTCCGATTGATCCTGCCCATGATTTTTTGGGGCTGATGCGTGGCCATATTTTCTTTTTCCCCAAATATGTTCCGGCATAAAATGCGGCAGTATCGGATGCAGAGGATGAAAGTAGAACAAATAATATTTCCCAGCTGGTCATGGAAGTTAAAAATTGGAGTGACAAAGGAATATAAATAAGTCCGGAAAAAAGGATCAGGGAATTTTTATATGAAGCTTCGTCTGGATTTGCACTATAAGAAAAAAGGAATTTAAAATTGTAAATCCAAAATATGCCGAGGAGTAAGATTAGTACCCATGTCGGGGAAGATAAAGATGCTGTTAAAACTATTGCAGCTCCTGAAGCGATTCCGATTAATTTGGAAATATAGTGTGATTTGTCTTTCCAGAACATAGAATAAAATTCATTGAGAGCGACAACGGCAAAAAGCGTAACTGCGCCGATAAGGATATACCCGCCTAAATATAGTGCTGAAAAAAGTGCCAAGACAAGAAGTACTGAGGTTATAATCCGTTGTTGCAAAGAGCTTAAAGTCATGAATATCCTCTAATAATATTTCTAATTACTAAAAATGAAATATTACATTTGTATTGTTTTTTTTGATACTATATTTTTATCTAACTAAATTTTATATTACAAAACTAAATTAGGTCGGTGGTATTTGTTTTAATGGTAATTAATCTTTAAAAAACTGCATAATTATAATTCATTAATAGTTATGGGGCAACCCGTAGAAGCTTCTTTTTTGTGATTAGTTAGATCATAACTTAATTCAAGTCTACAGCCGTTA is a window of Desulfovibrio sp. UCD-KL4C DNA encoding:
- a CDS encoding phosphatidate cytidylyltransferase, encoding MTLSSLQQRIITSVLLVLALFSALYLGGYILIGAVTLFAVVALNEFYSMFWKDKSHYISKLIGIASGAAIVLTASLSSPTWVLILLLGIFWIYNFKFLFSYSANPDEASYKNSLILFSGLIYIPLSLQFLTSMTSWEILFVLLSSSASDTAAFYAGTYLGKKKIWPRISPKKSWAGSIGGFIVCIVCCTVYGRALGNAPVLYWAILAASLNLASQMGDFFESALKRKLDVKDSGKILPGHGGVLDRIDSLVLALPVYILARQIHAFF
- the dxr gene encoding 1-deoxy-D-xylulose-5-phosphate reductoisomerase, translating into MKTYISPWPATAKLPNFPRTISILGCTGSIGTNTLNVIEQHPDLFKITALAGGRNAKLLAQQAIKHRPAYLAVLSDKIAEELTTLLPADYKPEILTGPEAYVTLASLEEVDVVLSSIVGAAGFEPTLAAAKKGKMIALANKESLVLGGHIIRATCHATGATILPVDSEHNALFQGLAGHNGSDVSRLILTASGGPFRGKSKEFLENVTRAQALNHPNWDMGAKISIDSATLMNKGLEVIEACHLYGLPPEQIDVVVHPQSIIHSLVEYVDGSQLGHLGLPNMQIPIAYSICFPKVVPLDLKPLNLAEIGTLTFEKPDLEVFPCLKLAFEAFSAGQSHPIVLNAANEVAVDLFLHEKIGFTDIPSIIDSALEQHTSCDVSEARAVLELDVKTRRDVMNSIA